One Babylonia areolata isolate BAREFJ2019XMU chromosome 27, ASM4173473v1, whole genome shotgun sequence DNA window includes the following coding sequences:
- the LOC143300988 gene encoding nuclear pore complex protein Nup50-like has protein sequence MSKRKPTSELNDRNWDQEDEPEEAGTFSSAGQDVLKNRVIRKAKRTLPTDPEKRNSGSVFAGFALKTSDSSVPKPSLSTGVTLNFGSNLTFQPKSNGTEQTSSNDSKKDSTDNPEYLRQLKVLNENILSWIQKHVEKNPYCILTPSFKDYEKHLSDLEKKYSIDYANSSQEKSKPGAPPASSQEKTEAPSIFGAGTKASGAFTFGQSSKVQSPGSSDKPDKAGASVTTAASGFSFTSGLTQSTGGFGASSLTQNTGAFGASAKPFSFGLAAKPTTDSAAAAPPQASSAAKGDEDEEYQPPKVEVREIKEEGAVYTKRCKLFYQKDGEWIDRGVGNIHMKPTDEGRTQLIIRADTNLGNILLNILLTSAIPTKRQGKNNVFVVCVPNPPINPKDPSTSPVPMLIRVKTAEDADELLAKMEELKA, from the exons ATGTCGAAGAGAAAACCAACGTCTGAACTGAATGACAGAAACTGGGACCAAGAGGATGAACCAGAAGAG GCAGGAACGTTTTCTTCAGCTGGCCAGGATGTTTTGAAGAATCGTGTGATACGCAAAGCAAAGAGAACACTGCCTACTGACCCAGAAAAGAGGAATTCA GGTAGTGTTTTTGCGGGCTTCGCCTTGAAAACCTCGGACAGCTCAGTGCCCAAACCTTCGCTATCCACGGGGGTGACTCTGAACTTCGGAAGCAATCTCACCTTCCAGCCCAAGTCCAATGGAACAGAGCAGACATCTTCCAATGACAGCAAAAAGGACTCCACGGACAATCCAGAATACTTGCGTCAGCTCAAGGTGTTGAACGAGAACATTCTGTCGTGGATACAGAAGCACGTTGAGAAAAACCCTTACTGCATTCTGACCCCCTCTTTCAAAGACTATGAGAAACACCTCAGtgaccttgagaaaaaatattCCATTGATTATGCAAACAGCTCTCAGGAAAAAAGCAAGCCAGGAGCTCCACCCGCCTCCAGCCAAGAAAAGACAGAGGCGCCCTCTATCTTTGGTGCAGGCACCAAGGCAAGTGGCGCTTTTACCTTTGGCCAGTCTTCCAAGGTCCAGTCTCCTGGGTCATCAGACAAACCGGACAAAGCAG GAGCAAGTGTGACAACAGCGGCCAGTGGATTCTCCTTCACCTCAGGACTGACACAGAGCACCGGCGGGTTTGGAGCCTCCAGTCTAACTCAGAACACGGGAGCGTTTGGGGCTTCTGCCAAGCCCTTTTCCTTTGGGTTAGCTGCTAAACCCACAACTGACAGTGCTGCAGCAGCACCGCCACAGGCTTCCAGTGCAGCAAAAG gagatgaagatgaagaatatCAACCACCAAAAGTCGAAGTGCGGGAAATCAAAGAGGAGGGTGCTGTGTATACTAAGAG atGCAAGCTCTTTTACCAGAAAGACGGCGAGTGGATAGATAGAGGAGTtggaaacattcacatgaaaccCACCGATGAGGGACGCACCCAGCTGATCATACGAGCCGACACCAACCTGG GCAACATCTTGTTGAACATCCTCCTGACATCTGCGATACCCACAAAACGCCAAGGGAAAAACAATGTTTTTGTGGTTTGCGTCCCCAACCCACCGATAAACCCCAAGGATCCCAGTACAAGCCCAGTTCCGATGTTGATTCGCGTCAAGACAGCAGAGGATGCAGATGAATTGTTGGCCAAAATGGAGGAACTGAAAGCATGA